CACTTTACTTTTAATACGGGCATCAAAGCTCTTCATCTGAAGAGCCAGCTTCATAGGCGGTTTTGACATTTTTAACGTATCGTATAGTATTTTATTTGCCTCTGTGCTGTTTAACAACTCCTCAATCTGAGCTGCAGAGTCATTTACAAGCGTGCTGTCCATCTCTCCCTCGTAGTGTGCTATTATCACAGAGCCTTTAACTTCTATCTCAAACTTACCACTCATAGTACTGACCTCCATTAATCTGTTTCAGGTTTATTTGCAGTCGTTTTTTCACTTTTCTTACCCTTTATTTTTTCCACTGTGGATTGATCGGCATTTAGAAGTAATATGCTTATCCTTCGGTTTCTGGGGTCAGAGGGGTTGTCAGCTATAAGCGGCTGAGTTGCTGCATAGCCTGAGACCCTTCCCAAATCATTTGGATCTATATTGTTTCTTTCAAGCTCCCTGCGTGCCGCCGATGCTCTGTCTGTGGAAAGTTCCCAGTTTGTGTATTTATTGCCGGAGTATGCTGTCGAATCGGTGTGTCCCTCTATTGATATTTTCAGGTCTTTAAAACCTCTTATTTCGTCTGACACAACTTTTAAAACAGCCTTTGCCTCCGGCCCTAACTCTGCGCTGCCTACGGTAAACATGGGTCTTCCTAACTTATCCACAATGTTTACCCGTACACCGCCCTCTATTACATCAACCATCACTTGATCTTTAACACCACTTAGTTTAGTTCCTATATCTTTTTTAAGCTTTTCAGTAAATTCCTCTTTGTTTAACTGGTTGAAACTTTCACTATTTTTTTGCTTTTCTTGCTCAGACGTATTAACAATCTCAGTGTCGAGTATATCCTTACCCTTACCCATAAAGCCTAAGCCAGCAGCCTCCATAATCCCAACAGTTTTAAAATAGGTAGCTAATTTCATTTTTTTTTCAGGAGCCACCATGGAAATAAGCCACATGAGCAGAAAAAACGCCATCATAGCTGTAACAAAGTCCGCATAGGCAACTTTCCACGAGCCGCC
The genomic region above belongs to Nitrospirota bacterium and contains:
- a CDS encoding OmpA family protein, with the protein product MKGQTIIIKKVKKGGHAAAHGGSWKVAYADFVTAMMAFFLLMWLISMVAPEKKMKLATYFKTVGIMEAAGLGFMGKGKDILDTEIVNTSEQEKQKNSESFNQLNKEEFTEKLKKDIGTKLSGVKDQVMVDVIEGGVRVNIVDKLGRPMFTVGSAELGPEAKAVLKVVSDEIRGFKDLKISIEGHTDSTAYSGNKYTNWELSTDRASAARRELERNNIDPNDLGRVSGYAATQPLIADNPSDPRNRRISILLLNADQSTVEKIKGKKSEKTTANKPETD